The sequence below is a genomic window from Phoenix dactylifera cultivar Barhee BC4 chromosome 16, palm_55x_up_171113_PBpolish2nd_filt_p, whole genome shotgun sequence.
CATGTGTTTCCTATGCTAAGTGCTATTTTCTTAGTACATATTGTACTCATCGAAACTCATCCAATCGATTATTATTTGGAATATTTTCTGCCAATACATATAATCTGAGattgcataaatttttttttgagttttgtcTAACTTTCCTTTCTTAGTTTCCATCAAATGCTTACTGGTTTAGTGCACATGAGATTAGATATCAAAGATAGAGGGATCTAAACATACTGATTCAGGATGCAATCAGTTTACGGctggatttttcttctttttttcttgcgtCTTTCATGAAAGTATAATCATTGTGAAGTATGAATGCTCTTAATAATATGGTTTCCTACATAATAAAGTggtcatatttatattttattttacggTTGTTATAAAACGCTCAAGGTATCTATGAAGTTGTTTGCTTCTATTGACAAACTTGCATATGGGTATAAAAATGAATCTTAGACGGTGGTAAATCTGCCTTCAAATTTTTTTCTCTGTTTGTATTttagattaaaatttttttttctggagGATTGGCTTGTGAGCAGTTTGTTCCATTACATTGTGGACAGTGAGTTTGTGGTGTTAAACTGTACTAAAATGGATCTAGTAAAAATCTACAGGGAAATATGAGGTGCAAGATGTCAATTTAGATGCCGGGAAAAGTGAGAAGCAATATAGCTTTGGTGGTAGAATGAAGCAAGATGCAAGAAGATAATatctaaaggaaaaaaaaaaggcagtgCATTGATTTCTCTATAAGCAACCTATCATTTGAAGAGATAGCATTTTGGTTAATTTAGCAAACTTATCATGATTGTTTAAAGAAATAATCCGATAATTAGAGATTTTCTTTATGTTAATCCTGATTTAAAAGTCTATTTATGTAACTTGCAATCTTAAGACTGTAGTTCTGGACTGGTAGCGCAAAGTGCTGCACATCGATCTATCACTAGTATTATGTCAATGATTGATCACCACCATTGGAGCATGTAACCTTTCTAAGAGAACTTTTCTCAATTTTTGTATGAAGAACACTTTCGATATTactaaatataataattttggaGTTATTTTCCATCAAGTTAAGAACAttcaaatgttcaaattatgtgAAGAATCATTCCATTCAAGTGTTTAAAATCATGTTAATACAATAGATGCTAATATTGCAGTTGAGTTAAAACTGATCTAGATGAAACGTGATGACCCTTGAAAAAAATGCTTGACCTTGTCTGAGAGTGAGCCCTGGAAGCATTAGGAAAGTAATGCTGAAGGTGGAAGATATTGAGCATCGGCATCTTTGTTACAAGATTAGTGATGTTAAGATATGGGATTTACTTAGAGAATGCCAAAAGTTCACCTTGTCTTTGACACAAGACTAATGTATTTGGTGGAAGTTGCTTGGTTATGTGGTCATTCTTGAAGAAGAAGTATGGCAGCACTGGGagcagccttttttttttctcctctttcccaACCTACTAACCTACTGACAAGGATCAGTGAAGTGGATTGCTTTTGCCTAGGAACTATTCACTGACAGCTTTGCAAGGAAAACATTAAGGAAATGGCTCAAAGCATGTTGTATATAGTTtatattcttttcttcttgcttttgGTTAAAAAAATGAGTTCCCACTAGAAAGACCTGGAGGAATGTTATGTAATAGTTATTTTTTGTGTACTTTGCTTTTGTGCCTGTCCTCCTAATGAATAGTGATCTATCGATACAATTCAATCTACTTTTTCTTCCCAATCTATTGAAACCTTCGATCACATTTTAGCTATCGCTTACTGACACAAGCATGGGGAAAGACGGATCCAGGCTAAATTGACAAGACATGTTATATAAATTTCTGCTTTTAAAGTTAGAAGCCACATGATTCATTCTTCATGAATGTAGTTAATGTGATAGCTTGCATCATGAGAAAATGGATCTTGTCCTGCTGATCCGATGTGTTTAGTTTCCATGCTTTTAGTTATCCTGTAGTTGGAACATGACATACCATCCTTTTGCTTTCTCTGTCTCCTGTCTGTGATTTTGATCCAAACTATGATTCTTTTGACTCTGTGGGATTAAACAGCCTGTGCACTGGGGGCATCAGTCCAGCAGAAGGCTGAGTCTGTCACACCAATCTCAACCTTCTCTCCACCGGAGGGCAACACGACATTCGTCGATGGCACCACATGGTGTGTGGCCCGGCCGGGAGTCTCCCAGGAGGACCTTCAGAATGCACTCGATTGGGCCTGTGGACTGGGTGCAGCCGATTGCTCTGCGGTCCAACCCGATGGCCCCTGCTACCAACCCGACACTCTGCTCTCCCACGCGTCCTATGCCTTCAACAGCTACTACCAGCAGAATGGCAACTCCGACATTGCCTGCAACTTTGGTGGCACTGCAACCATCACTTCTAGCAATCCGAGTAAAGGCTCTAAATTTACCAACTTTCTCATTTCATTAGCCCAAGGTTTTTGATCAGATCAGCTGCTTGATTGGTTATAATGTGATGTTTGATGTTTTTAACAGGTTATGAATCCTGCGTGTATCTTACTTCAGAGTGAGTATTTCCAACATTGAACTGAATCCTGCCTGAGTTATGGGAGAAGTCTTGAAACATTCTCATTTTTTCCCCAGTCCAATGATTGTGTCTGCAGTGGAGTGCATCAATCAGCCATAATTTATTCATGGACTTTATGATCTATTCATGGATTATCTCTTAAGAAATTACAAACTAGTGAAGTTATATCAGGCTGGTCTTGTTTGCTATTCTCTCTCATGTATATAATGAGCATATAACCTGTTTGTGGATTTTGCATAAAACATCCGCTCAATTACTATTTTTGCAAGAAAAGGTcagattattttattttttcagagTGATCCACATTTTGTGATCATGATAATTTTGTcctcaaatttaaaaatatgataaATGATAATCTAAGCAAATCTATATCAAATATTCAGAATGTACTGAGTAAATATCTATCAAATATTCTTATTTGGGTATCACCCACATCATGCTTCAATTCTGGGGTAAAATCATCCAGGGACTGCAAAATATGCATCGCGTTGtggtaaaaaagaaagaaaatccaaTTTGACCTTTTCTTGCAAATTCAGTGATTAGTTTGATTTTTATGTAAAATTCACTCCATATTTTAATAAGCATACATTGTTTATTCTTTAGAAATTGTCCTTTTGTCTTTTGGCTCTTTTTCAACACTCTTTAtggttttttattatttttaaaatcaaaatcttTTTACTCCTGAGCAACATGCTTCCTTCAATACTCTGTACTTGTCACCAAGGTTATCAGGGATGTGATGTATTTTTCTCTATGGCTGCTGTATAGCTTAAATTAGACCCTCATGAGATGAACACTCTCTAATTCAAACTTCTTGATGCAAAATTTTGGTTGCATCTAACAAATAAAACTGCCCTGGTTGGTGCAGCAGGCCTGCATCTGCTTCATCGCCGCCGCTCGCAGGGAGTTTTACATGGAAGGGTTTGGTAATCTCGATTTTCTTGTGCTTAATTGCCGGCAATTGATGATGCATCATTGGAGGGGATGCGGGATCAGCGTACATCGCGGATGGCAGAATTCATCTGTTTTGATGGACCTGTTCTTGATGGATGGTGGTGGTAATTgtttataatttatataaaatttttgagGTTTTATgaggtttatatatatatatatatatgtaggatTGATATAGCATGCTATAATTGTTTTAGCACCTCCTGGTATATCATGTATCATGAATGCTGGAAATGCAAAAGACAATTGGCAAAATCTCTAACCAGCTAAGACTAAGAGTAAATAATATAAAGGAAAGCTAATGAGATGGTGTCCTGAGACATGATAATTCTTTTGCTTTCTGTGATCTGGAAACAGTGAAGCAGGGAATAGAGAA
It includes:
- the LOC103703669 gene encoding glucan endo-1,3-beta-glucosidase 13 isoform X2, giving the protein MRRKEWIIHGLLILECCMACALGASVQQKAESVTPISTFSPPEGNTTFVDGTTWCVARPGVSQEDLQNALDWACGLGAADCSAVQPDGPCYQPDTLLSHASYAFNSYYQQNGNSDIACNFGGTATITSSNPSYESCVYLTSEPASASSPPLAGSFTWKGLVISIFLCLIAGN
- the LOC103703669 gene encoding glucan endo-1,3-beta-glucosidase 13 isoform X1, with protein sequence MRRKEWIIHGLLILECCMACALGASVQQKAESVTPISTFSPPEGNTTFVDGTTWCVARPGVSQEDLQNALDWACGLGAADCSAVQPDGPCYQPDTLLSHASYAFNSYYQQNGNSDIACNFGGTATITSSNPSYESCVYLTSDRPASASSPPLAGSFTWKGLVISIFLCLIAGN